The Drechmeria coniospora strain ARSEF 6962 chromosome 02, whole genome shotgun sequence genome has a segment encoding these proteins:
- a CDS encoding hypothetical protein (related to CDC14-dual specificity phosphatase), with product MLAQCTSAAPLSHSPHWSTGCAVRLSDGPLVITFRRRSAPLVSSATWPLLVRLSFALSDPLALALALALPASASLRPCVPEADRGKSTASAESVSALRSRRELGQWLLPRGTRRTWAGSSNRLYLAAYVHPPTSETLFPTAESPISPRKRSQRAADATKSRVPPCYFTVDDTLLYNAFHHDFGPLHIGHLYRFAIRFHDILSAKENKDRPVVFWSAADPRSRANAACMLACYMVLIQNWPPHLALAPIAQVDPPLMPFRDAGYSQADYGITVQDVVYGVWKAKEEKCCDLDNFDLEMYERYERVEHGDFNWITPHFLAFASPQHSPVTKIAEGSDQYAMLPRDLNAVDDHPTLPQPFKNVLRHFVDKDIGLVVRLNSQLYSASYFEALGIQHLDMIFDDGTCPPLTTVRKFIRLAHETITVKKKGIAVHCKAGLGRTGCLIGAYLIYRHGFAADEVISFMRFMRPGMVVGPQQHWLRLNQGTFREWWIEERVERRLRRELAATSQLPSTPIRAMQKTTLRNGQTSTPPNRSPSNRTPLSEVDHERSNVGNHDDYLPAPTPGQPRKTTRPDRHHPYHRSVSHQTTVEEETGVQTETEIVTMQRHTQGPESDEEIHLRMRSHRRPSQSPGRSGKMRSVSQTTSTSYIIDNDSSRDAENIGSIKTKQSERIASTPGVLTKVRTGKRTGPESPLRTKDSAGVRKTSGRVGSASLAVSATAASTARKVSGS from the exons ATGCTTGCACAGTGCACTAGTGCTGCACCGCTCTCTCACTCACCTCACTGGTCGACCGGCTGCGCTGTT CGCCTGTCCGACGGTCCACTCGTCATCaccttccgccgccgctctgcTCCCTTGGTTTCCTCTGCCACCTGGCCGCTGCTCGTCCGACTCAGCTTTGCTTTGTCCGAccctctcgctctcgccctcgccctcgccctccctgCGTCTGCGTCTCTGCGACCCTGCGTCCCGGAGGCCGACCGAGGCAAGTCCACAGCTAGCGCCGAGTCTGTTTCTGCGCTGCGAAGCCGTCGAGAACTCGGACAATGGCTCCTGCCTCGCGGCACTCGCAGAACATGGGCCGGGTCATCGA ACCGGCTCTATCTCGCCGCCTACGTCCACCCTCCGACGTCCGAAACGCTCTTCCCCACCGCGGAGTCTCCCATCtcgccgaggaagcggtCGCAGCGGGCGGCGGATGCGACCAAGAGCCGCGTGCCGCCCTGCTacttcaccgtcgacgacaccctCCTGTACAACGCCTTTCACCATGACTTTGGTCCGCTCCACATCGGTCACCTCTACCGCTTCGCCATCCGCTTCCATGACATCCTGAGCGCAAAGGAGAACAAGGATCGGCCCGTCGTCTTCTGGAGCGCCGCCGACCCGAGGA GTCGCGCGAATGCTGCCTGCATGCTGGCCTGCTACATGGTCCTCATCCAGAACTGGCCGCCGCACCTCGCCCTGGCGCCCATCGCCCAGGTCGACCCCCCCCTGATGCCCTTCCGGGACGCCGGCTACAGCCAGGCCGACTATGGCATCACCGTCCAGGACGTCGTGTACGGCGTCTggaaggccaaggaggaaaAGTGCTGCGACCTCGACAACTTTGACCTCGAAATGTACGAGCGATACGAGCgcgtcgagcacggcgacTTCAACTGGATCACGCCTCActtcctcgccttcgcctcgcCCCAGCACAGCCCCGTGACGAAGATCGCCGAGGGATCGGACCAGTATGCGATGCTCCCTCGGGACCTGAACGCCGTCGATGACCACCCTACGCTCCCGCAGCCCTTCAAGAATGTCTTGCGCCACTTTGTCGACAAGGACAtcgggctcgtcgtccgcctCAACTCGCAGCTCTACTCGGCTTCCTACTTTGAGGCCCTCGGCATCCAGCATCTTGACATGATCTTCGATGACGGCACCTGCCCTCCCTTGACCACGGTTCGCAAGTTCATCCGCCTCGCGCACGAAACCATCACGGTGAAGAAAAAGGGCATCGCCGTCCACTGCAAGGCTGGTCTCGGCCGGACGGGCTGCCTCATCGGCGCCTACCTCATCTACCGCCacggcttcgccgccgacgaggtcatcTCCTTCATGCGCTTCATGCGCCCGGGCATGGTGGTCGGCCCCCAGCAGCACTGGTTGCGTCTGAATCAGGGCACCTTCCGGGAGTGGTGGATCGAGGAGCGCGTCGAGCGCCGGCTGCGCCGCGAGCTGGCGGCCACCAGTCAGCTGCCCAGCACGCCCATCCGCGCCATGCAGAAGACGACGCTTCGCAACGGCCAAACGTCGACGCCCCCCAACCGCAGCCCCTCGAACCGCACGCCTCTGAGCGAGGTGGACCACGAGCGCAGCAATGTTGGCAATCACGACGACTATCTTCCCGCCCCGACACCTGGCCAGCCGCGGAAGACGACCCGGCCGGATCGCCACCACCCATACCACCGATCCGTCTCTCACCAGAccacggtcgaggaggagacgggcgTCCAGACCGAAACCGAGATCGTCACCATGCAGCGGCACACGCAGGGGCCCGAGTCGGATGAGGAGATCCACCTCCGTATGCGGAGCCATCGGAGGCCATCCCAATCGCCCGGACGGAGTGGCAAGATGCGCTCCGTCAGCCAGACGACGTCAACCTCGTACATAATTGACAACGACTCCTCGCGAGACGCCGAAAACATCGGCTCCATCAAAACAAAGCAATCGGAACGCATCGCGAGCACACCAGGCGTTCTGACAAAGGTGCGCACCGGCAAGCGAACGGGGCCCGAGTCACCCCTGAGGACGAAAgactcggccggcgtccGGAAGACCAGTGGCCGTGTCGGGAGTGCCAGCTTGGCAGTGTCGGCCACGGCAGCTTCGACAGCGCGGAAGGTGTCTGGATCGTAG
- a CDS encoding COPII-coated vesicle protein SurF4/Erv29, with product MSHRGPSGYGLSGGGPAPYGPVPSEQSGSMLDQVRAYTSKFEDKLDSLSEPIKPHLPAIGRFLIVVTFLEDALRIMTQWSDQLVYLRDYRHIPGGITHLFLMVNVIAMISCSVLVIIRKHSDHAVAGLMGVVVTQALGYGLIFDLNFFLRNLSVIGGLLMVLSDSWVRKSKAFAGLPQIDEKDRKMYFQLAGRVLLIFLFIGFVFSGRWSIWRVIVSLLGAGACVMVVVGFKAKFSATLLVVILSIFNILVNNFWTLHEHHPHKDFAKYDFFQILSIVGGLLLLVNSGPGQFSIDEKKKVY from the exons ATGTCGCATCGTGGTCCATCCGGGTACGGCCTAAGCGGTGGCGGTCCTGCTCCGTATGGCCCTGTGCCGTCGGAACAGTCTGGCAGCATGCTCGATCAGGTTCGGGCCTACACGAGCAAGTTTGAGGATAAACTGGACAGCCTCAGCGAGCCCATCAAACC CCATCTCCCCGCCATTGGCCGATTCTTGATTGTCGTTACCTTCCTGGAAGACGCTCTTCGCATCATGACGCAATGGAGCGACCAGCTCGTATATCTCCGTGACTACCGACACA TTCCCGGCGGCATCACGCACCTGTTTCTGATGGTCAACGTCATTGCCATGATCTCTtgctccgtcctcgtcatcatcagAAAGCATTCGgaccatgccgtcgccggcctcatGGGTGTCGTCGTCACCCAAGCCCTTGGCTATGGTCTCATCTTTGACCTAAATTTCTTCCTTCGAAATCTGTCCGTCATCGGTGGCCTGCTCATGGTCCTGTCCGACTCGTGGGTTCGCAAATCGAAGGCGTTTGCGGGACTGCCCCAGATCGACGAAAAGGACCGAAAGATGTATTTCCAGCTGGCCGGCCGTGTTCTCCTCATCTTCCTCTTTATTGGATTCGTCTTCAGCGGCCGGTGGTCCATCTGGCGCGTCATCGTCTCTCTCTTGGGTGCTGGTGCCTGCGTCATGGTCGTCGTAGGTTTCAAGGCCAAGTTTAGCGCCACTCTTCTGGTTGTCATTCTCAGCATTTTCAACATCCTGGTCAACAACTTCTGGACC CTGCACGAGCATCATCCCCATAAGGACTTTGCCAAGTACGATTTCTTCCAGATTCTCTCCATTGTCGGTGGACTCTTGCTCCTCGTCAACAGCGGCCCAGGCCAGTTCAGCATCgacgagaagaagaaggtcTACTAG
- a CDS encoding Phosphorus acquisition-controlling protein, whose translation MMSSATWGAEDQPMASAREDDFNPFLDLGGIGNVGNVPDVGGMGSVADGMPFEFHGFQDGAAQLVMQQLRQQADVIMGNSNPAGILSRADNLLADYAPAMTSPAQMMATSAPADPLSTIDAQIHYLQQQRIQQRQRQLQEQRATFFSNHGQSIPPTPQSLDMAPSSGQFFSQPDQARQRGSYDRAHHQRMAEQQDMAFTPLVSPAVTPLDPHFNMEQAFAMPGSYFSPLTSPALHAQNDGPSAYDLGTHSNSSPVEMDLEAAAVAPAAAQDLSKKARKNNAAKARGKVSGVKYSPITKPQRRKTGPSPAIMSQVLSEVEERNMRPGDQGLLPMPATSTDGSEDASVSPENLTDMPPPPVPNRRSSSKSPYIHPQNGQPEKRRAEASFLVEGPRHAHPATPASLMRLPASKAATLAPSSHDEDVTGSETIECLELPESVSRIRPLVPVGAALAASSPRLESRASKGSALQPLPSPGIRTSEAATANRSPPLPPGSSGPSARRTPQLSSRNSRKRSTSSVHASPALLPRISPHIKPLLPGTGGISAEDTASRMLMSKSNYQNILEGNTVPGVSYPTELSTNLTSKRTSHKIAEQGRRNRINAALQTMAALLPDGQNVEAEEAESKDGKGNAPNSKASVVENAIVHMQNLQQENVKLKQEVEELKCQLDKRKDSPAHP comes from the exons ATGATGTCTTCCGCGACATGGGGCGCCGAGGACCAAcccatggcctcggccagggAAGACGACTTCAACCCtttcctcgacctcggcggcatcggcaacgtcggcaacgtccccgacgtcggcggcatgggaagcgtggccgacggcatgccCTTTGAGTTCCACGGCTTCCAGGACGGGGCCGCGCAGCTCGTCATGCAGCAGCTGCGCCAGCAGGCCGACGTCATCATGGGCAACTCCAACCCGGCGGGCATCCTGTCCCGAGCCGAcaacctcctcgccgactACGCACCGGCcatgacgtcgccggcgcagatgatggccacgtcggcgcccgCCGATCCCCTATCCACCATCGACGCCCAGATTCACTACCTCCAGCAGCAGAGGATCCAgcagcggcaacggcagctTCAGGAGCAGCGAGCCACCTTCTTCTCCAACCACGGCCAATCCATACCCCCGACGCCCCAGAGCCTCGACATGGCTCCGTCGAGCGGCCAGTTCTTCTCCCAGCCCGACCAGGCGCGCCAGCGAGGCTCCTACGACCGAGCCCATCACCAGCGGATGGCCGAGCAGCAAGAT ATGGCCTTCACTCCCCTCGTGTCCCCCGCCGTGACGCCCCTCGATCCTCACTTCAACATGGAGCAGGCTTTCGCCATGCCCGGCTCCTACTTCAGCCCCCTCACCTCACCTGCCCTCCACGCGCAAAACGACGGGCCGTCGGCCTACGACCTCGGCACCCACTCCAACAGCTCGCCCGTCGAGATGGACCTCGAggcagccgccgtcgcgcccgccgccgcccaggaCCTGTCCAAGAAGGCGAGGAAGAACaacgcggccaaggcgaggggCAAGGTGAGCGGCGTCAAGTACTCGCCGATAACGAAGCCGCAACGGCGAAAGACGGGACCCAGCCCCGCCATCATGTCGCAGGTGCTGAGCGAGGTGGAGGAGCGAAACATGCGCCCCGGCGACCAGGGCCtgctgccgatgccggcgacgtcgacggacggGTCCGAGGACGCCTCGGTGTCGCCCGAGAACCTGACCGACATGCCTCCACCGCCGGTGCCGAACCGTCGGTCGAGCAGCAAATCACCCTACATCCACCCGCAGAATGGACAGCCGGAGAAGCGCCGGGCCGAGGCGAGCTTTCTGGTCGAGGGGCCGCGGCATGCCCATCCCGCGACGCCCGCCTCGCTCATGAGGCTCCCGGCCTCGAAAgcggcgacgctggcgcCCAGCAGCCATGACGAGGACGTGACGGGCTCGGAGACGATTGAATGCCTCGAGCTTCCCGAGTCCGTCTCGAGGATACGGCCGCTGGTTCCTGTCGGCGCCGCGctcgcggcctcgtcgccccgTCTCGAATCAAGGGCAAGCAAGGGCTCGGCCCTGCAGCCGCTGCCTTCGCCCGGCATCCGGAcgtcggaggcggcgacggccaaccGGAGCCCCCCGCTGCCCCCCGGCTCCTCGGGGCCGAgcgcgaggaggacgccgcAGCTGTCGTCGAGGAACAGCAGGAAGCGTTCCACCAGTTCCGTGCACGCATCGCCCGCGCTTCTTCCCAGGATATCCCCCCACATCAAGCCCCTGCTgcccggcaccggcggcatATCGGCCGAGGACACGGCGTCGCGGATGCTCATGTCCAAGTCCAACTACCAGAACATATTGGAGGGGAACACCGTCCCCGGCGTCTCGTACCCCACCGAGCTGTCGACGAACCTCACGTCCAAACGAACATCGCACAAGATTGCCGAGCAAGGACGACGCAACCGCATCAACGCGGCGCTGCAGACCATGGCCGCCCTTTTACCCGACGGCCAAAATgtcgaagccgaggaggcggagagCAAGGACGGAAAAGGCAACGCGCCGAACAGCAAAGCCAGCGTGGTGGAGAACGCCATCGTGCACATGCAGAATCTGCAACAAGAAAATGTCAAGCTGAAACAGGAAGTCGAGGAGCTGAAGTGTCAACTGGACAAGCGGAAAGATTCACCGGCCCATCCGTGA